A window of Salmo trutta chromosome 31, fSalTru1.1, whole genome shotgun sequence contains these coding sequences:
- the LOC115169516 gene encoding rho GTPase-activating protein 30, giving the protein MRRLRRKGGNIEKVFGCHLLDHLATSCQEIPQVLRSCSEFIEKHGVVDGIYRLSGVSSNTQKLRGEFDSEGTPDLNKDVYLQDIHCVSSLCKAYFRELPNPLLTYQLYDKYAEAVAIQLEDERLVKIKDVLKELPAPHYRTLEFLMRHLVKMASYSSHTNMHARNLAIVWAPNLLRSKDIEASGFNGTAAFMEVRVQSIIVEFILTHVPQLFPDSGIGLECIKSFPSPSIHNPEKPLFRAIPFQLGNISPGDGPPAMRSYHAIIDGTDKRKGSLKSRKWKSIFNLGGRLQDPRRRNKNSTKEKESTVLRPAKSMDSLSSMPYSHEGSRQRAPSAVMSPLAQPSPCPQGGADGGASTNGSDVGSGYAVTFRRGQGASVSVVSGGGGTKGTYSRLDSHCSGGNSTEALQPPSRSPGLSSKAGRRAGIHISGPFSVTVPLHITSGLAIGVLQGGGAERANHSGGEESGDKGEGGEGERQEEGERHIQVEVVVEDETDRVKRRDQEVSEERRDEAEDVKVEGKEDRRKEEELNGDCVSKPSEERGEESEGGGEDTVNHENDEEEDEEGEHMEIKGSVQTALDSPNGVRNEAVATDVPYPTTMEEDDAQVQDCPLDFQDTFGFLDLMDSSASTKMFQAFSVEPHHGEDEYEDEVEQRSPELSHDKPDSVTQPPVDTQTQIQTGCQTETHTLRQTQTPTHRPLSFDQYGRANKSMSLPYMSRPFLPARCSSSEEEDNDDEDADYDREDEEDDDDMFCKSLPSSLVFNRLTWSGPQTAVENALSLPAKPSQQLDSASDDRSIGIGLSQSSEARMPPEHLDIDSPDCCNPSEEVLRHSKAEEENRLEAIDLLEDAGQDPDNQEKDQADTLTNTCTESTEIQECCHSVETSMMKEEETPGDIERGLASASSSTDCEEASLQTTTEEEDTGVHLQLRDEEDLKSHCGEGVISEGYNGDTVSEAEKADSQEHLLTACRIVSCAEDPKNILNERSEVVSAGGAMEQPENSAERDSEGKEEDVEEEMEEREDRNGGQFNKQEGEVTRTETEKREVLKELEKTEGVDFGAREQRGMIEEEERIAGEEGESKASEEMSAKEETKREVEGVDTMGETEEEAAEEGMENMLIDHEEHVLKRRERAIDLMKDVVGEGDEEGDKEMEVGGVIRDEEGDSIHVVQQETEERESTGPDKENEGETKDQLQIPTVIEESEEELKEVQIYIKELNEGQKERRGSKVGSEKGVGRVLVKSKQQTPPKVYQSRSVPMVPPKPHHCRITALNLRQEQQRERREADRARGKGKVHGALGQQDKDKERKMEGKPEHDKVCETEQQWNEKGEDEDRGKREWQAQWGGERRRDVEEGGMRDMMKNSQISMCFDEAVEMEIKRGSEEEGSSEREKQKD; this is encoded by the exons ATGCGGAGACTCCGGAGAAAAGGAGGGAACATTGAGAAGGTGTTTGGCTGTCACCTGTTGGACCACCTGGCTACAAGCTGTCAGGAGA TTCCTCAGGTGCTGCGAAGCTGCAGTGAATTCATTGAGAAGCATGGGGTTGTAGATGGGATCTACAGGCTATCTGGGGTGTCATCCAACACACAGAAACTTCg GGGTGAGTTTGACAGTGAGGGAACCCCAGATCTCAATAAGGATGTGTACCTGCAGGACATTCACTGTGTCAGCTCTCTCTGCAAGGCCTACTTCAGAGAGTTGCCCAATCCTCTCCTCACATACCAGCTCTATGACAAATATGCT GAAGCTGTGGCAATTCAGCTGGAGGACGAGAGGCTGGTGAAGATCAAGGACGTGCTGAAGGAATTACCCGCTCCCCATTACAG AACTCTAGAGTTCCTGATGCGTCACCTTGTAAAGATGGCTTCTTATTCCTCACACACCAACATGCATGCCCGGAACCTCGCCATTGTTTGGGCTCCAAACCTTCTCAG GTCAAAAGACATTGAGGCGTCAGGGTTTAACGGTACTGCAGCCTTCATGGAGGTGAGGGTCCAGTCCATCATAGTGGAATTCATCCTCACCCACGTGCCCCAGCTGTTTCCTGATTCAG GTATTGGTCTGGAGTGTATTAAGTCATTCCCATCTCCCTCAATACACAATCCAGAGAAACCTTTATTCCGGGCCATTCCATTCCAGTTAGGCAATATCAGCCCAGGGGACGGCCCCCCGGCCATGCGCTCATATCACGCCATCATCGACGGCACAGACAA GAGGAAGGGATCTCTCAAGAGCAGGAAGTGGAAGTCCATCTTCAATTTAGGAGGCAGACTCCAAGACCCGAGACGAAGGAACAAGAACTCAACCAAAG AAAAAGAGAGCACTGTCTTAAGGCCTGCAAAGAGCATGGATTCCCTGAGCTCAATGCCCTATTCACATGAAG GTTCCAGACAACGAGCCCCTTCCGCTGTCATGTCCCCCCTGGCTCAGCCCTCTCCCTGTCCCCAAGGTGGTGCGGATGGAGGGGCATCCACTAATGGTAGTGATGTGGGCAGCGGGTATGCTGTGACCTTCCGGAGGGGTCAGGGGGCTAGTGTGAGTGTAGTGAGCGGGGGCGGGGGAACAAAGGGCACATACAGTCGACTGGACAGTCACTGTAGTGGGGGCAACAGCACTGAGGCTCTGCAACCCCCATCCAGATCCCCAGGACTCTCCAGCAAAGCGGGCCGGCGGGCAGGGATACACATCTCCGGACCTTTCTCAGTCACCGTCCCCCTTCACATCACATCAGGCCTGGCCATTGGGGTGCTGCAGGGGGGTGGAGCAGAAAGGGCCAATCatagcggaggagaggagagcggagataagggagagggtggggagggtgagagacaggaggaaggggAAAGGCACATCCAAGTGGAAGTTGTGGTGGAGGACGAGACTGACAGAGTCAAGAGAAGAGATCAAGAGGTatcggaggagaggagagatgaggcaGAGGATGTTAAAGTTGAAGGAAAAGAAGACAGAAGAAAGGAGGAGGAACTGAATGGGGACTGTGTATCTAAGCCAtcagaggagaggggtgaagagagtgagggtggaggagaggatacAGTAAACCATGAAAacgatgaagaggaggatgaagagggagaaCACATGG AAATCAAAGGCTCTGTGCAGACTGCCCTGGATTCTCCAAATGGTGTCAGAAATGAGGCAGTTGCCACAGATGTGCCGTACCCTACGACGATGGAGGAGGACGATGCACAAGTCCAGGACTGTCCACTAGACTTTCAGGATACTTTTGGATTCCTGGACCTCATGGACAGCAGTGCCTCCAccaag atGTTCCAGGCGTTCTCAGTGGAGCCTCATCATGGGGAAGATGAGTATGAGGACGAGGTGGAGCAGAGATCCCCTGAACTCTCACATGACAAACCAGACTCTGTCACACAGCCacctgtagacacacagacacaaatacagACAGGCTgccaaacagagacacacacactgaggcagACACAAACGCCCACACACAGACCTCTAAGCTTTGATCAATATGGACGAGCCAACAAGTCAATGAGTCTACCTTACATGTCCAGGCCCTTCCTGCCTGCTCGGTGCTCTTCCTCTGAAGAAGAGGATAATGACGACGAAGATGCTGATTACGACAGAGAAGATGAGGAGGACGATGATGACATGTTCTGTAAAAGTCTACCATCTAGTTTGGTGTTCAACAGACTGACATGGAGTGGGCCTCAGACTGCCGTGGAGAACGCTTTGTCCCTCCCTGCTAAGCCCTCACAACAATTGGACAGTGCTTCTGATGACAGGTCCATAGGAATTGGTCTATCACAGAGTTCTGAGGCCAGAATGCCTCCTGAGCACTTGGACATTGATTCCCCTGATTGCTGTAACCCATCAGAAGAGGTCTTGAGGCATAGCAAGGCTGAAGAAGAGAATAGACTGGAAGCGATAGACCTGTTGGAGGATGCAGGGCAGGATCCAGACAACCAGGAGAAAGACCAGGCAGACACACTGACGAATACATGCACAGAAAG CACTGAGATACAAGAATGTTGTCACTCGGTTGAAACGAGCATGATGAAGGAAGAGGAAACACCAGGTGACATTGAGAGGGGCCTCGCTTCAGCATCCTCATCAACTGACTGTGAGGAGGCCTCACTGCAGACCACTACAGAGGAAGAGGACACTGGAGTTCACCTGCAGCTCAGAGACGAGGAGGACCTGAAGAGTCACTGTGGTGAAGGTGTGATTTCAGAGGGTTACAATGGCGATACCGTGAGCGAAGCCGAGAAAGCAGATTCACAAGAGCATTTACTCACTGCCTGTCGTATAGTTTCCTGTGCTGAAGACCCAAAGAACATACTCAATGAGCGATCGGAGGTAGTTTCAGCTGGGGGCGCAATGGAGCAGCCTGAAAATAGTGCTGAGAGGGATAGCGAGGGAAAGGAGGAAGAtgtagaggaagagatggaggaaagaGAAGATAGAAATGGGGGACAATTTAACAAACAAGAAGGAGAGGTAACAAGAACTGAGACTGAGAAGAGAGAGGTATTAAAGGAGTTGGAAAAAACAGAAGGGGTGGACTTTGGGGCGAGGGAGCAAAGAGGAATGATTGAAGAAGAGGAAAGGATTGCAGGTGAGGAAGGGGAGAGTAAGGCAAGTGAAGAGATGAGTGCAAAAGAAGAGACGAAGCGAGAGGTGGAAGGAGTGGATACCATGGGAGAGACTGAGGAAGAGGCAGCTGAAGAGGGGATGGAAAATATGTTGATTGATCATGAGGAGCATGTTttaaagagaagagaaagagctaTAGATCTGATGAAGGATGTtgtgggagagggagatgaggagggagataaagagatggAAGTGGGAGGTGTAATCAGGGACGAAGAAGGAGATAGTATACATGTGGTCCAACAGGAGACAGAGGAACGTGAATCAACAGGGCCAGATAAGGAGAATGAAGGAGAGACAAAAGACCAACTACAGATACCAACAGTAATAGAGGAAAGCGAGGAAGAACTGAAAGAGGTCCAGATTTACATCAAAGAATTGAATGAGGGACAGAAGGAAAGGAGAGGTAGTAAAGTGGGGTCTGAAAAAGGGGTGGGGAGAGTGCTGGTCAAGTCTAAACAACAAACCCCACCTAAAGTGTATCAATCAAGATCAGTGCCAATGGTACCACCCAAGCCACATCACTGCCGAATAACTGCACTGAACCTCAGACAAGAGCagcaaagggagaggagagaggcagacagagccaGGGGGAAGGGAAAGGTACACGGGGCTTTGGGACAGCAAGATaaggacaaagagagaaagatggaagGGAAGCCAGAGCATGACAAAGTCTGCGAGACAGAACAACAGTGGAATGAGAAAGGGGAAGATGAGGACAGAGGAAAAAGGGAGTGGCAGGCAcagtggggaggggagaggaggagagatgtggaAGAGGGGGGAATGAGAGACATGATGAAGAACAGTCAAATAAGTATGTGTTTTGATGAAGCTGTTGAAATGGAAATcaagagagggagcgaggaagAGGGCAGCagtgagagggagaaacagaaagaTTGA
- the LOC115169521 gene encoding zinc finger protein 34, whose product MSNTVSFSTQIGAIMDVLAKAAVAEITKFVDEGTVVLRLEMCRKENEIEGLKNSLQLMERELRKAQREAAARGTNDRQHAEGIQLGSGTSQKGNEEDQKSQATPVEDPEKFNELQSSGHLVEARGGLELLVKAEQVEKHVAQGTVQDPGITGSLDFRMDERDSQLWFSVTQGLSGNDSTHPDGSYTTERCLQMFSSQADQYPAPIPSHPASCNSLSSAEKPLSDIFSTIPVKVEPEWHPLYHGDAMSESFQADQGQYRDTLHPVVMEGLILQPRLQQPGPSSQGLMRATENTSESNSHSNEHILNKNRLKTKRMVNVWRAVPNQKVFICSLCGKSFHRHCQLEAHQHSHAGVKPYRCLECGKSFTQKTRLKSHQSVHTGERPFSCRLCGKMFARQDNCQRHERFHSGQKPFSCVQCGKSFTVLGNLKIHQKHQCKFANVRM is encoded by the exons ATGTCTAACACTGTTTCTTTTAGTACACAAATAGGTGCAATCATGGATGTGCTAGCAAAGGCAGCTGTTGCAGAAATAACCAAATTTGTAGACGAGGGTACTGTCGTTCTACGGCTGGAAATGTGTCGGAAAGAAAATGAGATAGAAGGCCTTAAAAATAGTTTACAGCTGATGGAAAGAGAACTGAGGAAAGCTCAAAGGGAAGCAGCAGCACGAGGGACAAATGACAGGCAACATGCTGAGGGAATTCAGCTTGGGAGTGGGACCTCACAAAAAG GTAATGAAGAGGACCAGAAATCCCAAGCCACGCCTGTAGAGGACCCGGAGAAGTTCAATGAGCTGCAGAGCTCAGGACACCTTGTGGAGGCGAGGGGTGGACTGGAGTTGCTGGTGAAAGCAGAGCAGGTGGAAAAACATGTAGCCCAGGGAACTGTACAAGACCCAGGAATCACAGGCAGTTTGGACTTTAGAATGGATGAGAGAGATAGTCAGCTGTGGTTCTCTGTTACACAAGGACTAAGTGGGAATGATTCCACTCACCCAGATGGGtcttacactacagagagatgcTTACAGATGTTTTCCTCTCAGGCAGATCAATATCCcgctcccatcccatcccatcctgcTTCCTGCAACTCTTTGTCTTCTGCAGAGAAACCACTTAGTGACATTTTCAGCACTATCCCAGTGAAAGTGGAGCCCGAGTGGCATCCTCTTTATCATGGCGATGCCATGTCTGAGTCCTTTCAAGCTGACCAGGGGCAGTACAGAGATACTCTGCACCCTGTTGTGATGGAGGGCTTGATTTTACAGCCTAGACTGCAGCAGCCAGGACCTTCTTCACAGGGGCTCATGAGAGCAACTGAGAACACATCTGAGTCAAACTCACACAGCAATGAGCATATTCTTAATAAGAACAGATTGAAAACAAAAAGAATGGTCAATGTTTGGAGAGCTGTACCAAACCAAAAAGTGTTCATATGCTCATTGTGTGGAAAGAGCTTCCACCGCCATTGTCAACTTGAAGCACACCAGCACTCTCATGCTGGAGTCAAGCCATACAGATGTCTTGAGTGTGGGAAAAGTTTTACGCAGAAAACCAGACTTAAGTCCCATCAGAGTGTTCACACAGGTGAGAGACCTTTCAGTTGCAGACTCTGTGGCAAGATGTTTGCAAGGCAGGACAACTGCCAAAGACATGAGCGATTTCACAGTGGACAAAAGCCATTTAGTTGTGTGCAGTGTGGTAAAAGTTTCACGGTTCTCGGTAACCTCAAAATACATCAAAAGCATCAATGTAAGTTTGCCAATGTCAGAATGTAA